The Amycolatopsis japonica nucleotide sequence GTCCTCGACCGGCGCCACGGCACGGCCGTCGCCGCTGCGACAGCGGGCCTGACCGGACGCGTGGATCTCCTGCTGACCGCGCTGCGTCCCGGCCGGAACAGCGACATGGAAGGCGACGTGGACCGGCTGGGAACCTTGCTGGCGCAGTACCGGCCGCTGGTTCGTCCCGGCGGCCACATCGTCGTCACCTGCTCCCCGCACCGCCACCCGACACGGCACGAGCTGCTCGACGTTCCCGGCCGGATCGAGGCGATCGGGAACACAGCCGGGCTGGTCCCGGTGGCCCGCTGCGTCGCCCTGACCGCTGCGGTGCAACGAGGCAGGACCCACACCCGCACGACGTTCGCCCAGCGCCGCGCCGTTCGGCGAGCAGAAGACGCCTTCGGGTACCCGATCGCGCTCCCGGCGCACCACACGGTCCTGGTCTTCCACGCCGATCCGGACGCCATCGACCAGGCCGCGGCCGAACCGGCGTGGCCGTCTCCCACGCGCGTGGACGTGCACCGACGACGACGCAGGAGCCGTCGACGTCCGGAGGCAGCGACTTCCGGCATCGACACACGAACCAACGCGGATCAGGAGGCGGCGTGAACACGCAACCGAGGAGCACCGTCCACTACCGCGACGAGTCGGTCACGCTGCTGACAGGCGACGCCGCGTCGACCCTGACCGGAATGCCGGATCGGTCGGTGGATTGTGTTGTCACCAGTCCGCCCTACTGGGGATTGCGTGACTACGGCACCGGGAGCTGGGTCTGTGGCGACGCCGACTGTGCGCACCTGGCCGCAGCCGGGCGCGGCGGCAACGTTCGCCAGTCCATACAGCGTCAATCCGCTTACCCTGCCTCGGCCGCGCATCGTGGCGGTGCACCCGCGCGTTGTCGCCGGTGCGGCGCGCGGCGGGAGGACGACCAGCACGGTCTGGAGCCGACGCCGCAGGACTACGTCAACCGCCTCCGCGAGGTCTTCGGCCAGCTGCACAGGGTGCTGGCCGATACCGGCACGGTCTGGCTGAACCTGGGGGACTGCTACGCCACCGAGCCTCCCGGCCGCGCCGACGACGCGATGCGGGCGAGCACGTTGACCGGCCGGAGCACGGCGGCGCAGCTGCAGGATTCCGTCCGCCGTGCGGGAGCAGCGCGCGCCCACGACCTTCCCCGGAAGAACCTGATGGGAATGCCGTGGCGGGTCGCGTTCGCGCTCCAGGAAGACGGGTGGATTCTGCGCAACGCGATTGTGTGGCACAAGCCCAACGCCATGCCCGAATCCGTGCGAGACCGACTGTCCAACCGGTACGAGATGTTGTTCCTGCTGACGAAACAGCAGAAGTACTTCTTCGACCTCGACCCCATCCGCGAACCACTCGCCCGTCCTGAAGCGGTCGGGGAGAGCATCGTGATCGGCGGCGCGAACGAGGGCCGCTACGGCGGGATCGACGCAACCGCACGCCGCCGCGGCAACAGCGTGTACGGCAAATACCGGGACACCGAACCGTTCGCCGGAAAGCCCCACAGCGACGCGATGCGCCCGACCGGCACACAGCACACCGCGGCGCATGCACGGGGCAAGAACCCCGGGGACGTCTGGTCGATCACCACCCGACCGTTGCGGGAAGCGCACTTCGCCGCGTTCCCGGTCGACATCCCGCTACGCTGCATCGCCGCCGGCTGCCCCGACGGCGCTGTGGTGCTCGATCCGTTCAGCGGCGCAGCCACCACAGGCCTGGCCGCAAGGAAACTCGGACGGAACTACATCGGTATCGACCTCAATCCCGACTTTCACGACATCGGGCTGCGGCGCCTCGGCCTGGAAACCAGAGGTGGAGATGAGGTGGCGGCATGACGGACTCGCACATAGCCAGCCACAGCCGACACGGCCTAGTCCCCTCCGCTGACGGCGATCGTGTCCGGCTGTGCCTCGGGGACGCACGGGAAGTCCTTGCCGCCATGCCGCCGGCGTCGGTGGATTGCGTGGTGACGTCTCCGCCGTACTGGGGCTTACGCGACTACCGGGTCAACGGCCAGCACGGGGCGGAGCCCACGATCGAACAGTACGTCGACCGGCTTGCCGATGTCTTCGACGAAGTCGGGCGGGTGCTGACACCGACCGGCACGGCGTGGCTGAATCTCGGCGACAGCTTCGGCGGCTCATGGGGGAACTACGTCGCCCGCGGATCCCTCGCCCGGACCGCGTCAGCCCGCTCGGCGCAGGCCTACGGAGTGCACCGCCCGCCCCAGTCGAGGTATCGCGCGAAGGATCTGATCGGGGTCCCGTGGCGCGTCGCGTTCGCCTTGCAGGACCGGGGCTGGTTGCTGCGGAACGCGGTGGTGTGGGCGAAGACCAACGGGCGTCCGGAGAGCGTCCGGGACCGACTTTCGCAGCGCTACGAGTCGGTCTTCCTCTTTGCCCGCGACGGTGAGCACTGGTTCCGCGGAGACGGTGCCGTAGGAGTGGATTCGGATGTCTGGACGGTCGCGGCGGACCGCGGCCGGACCGGGCATCGCGCCGCGGGAACCGTGGAGGTCGCCCGCCGCTGCGTGCGGCTCGGATGCCCGGACGGCGGTGTCGTGCTCGATCCCTTCTCCGGCAGCGGAACGACCGGCCTTGCCGCGCTCGCGCAGGGCTGCTCGTTCATCGGGATCGATCTGGATCCCGAATGCCATGCCCTGGCCCGGCGCCGGCTCGGAAGCTTCCTGGAAGAGCCGTGAACCCGGACGCTGAGCGGTTCACGACGTTGACCCTGGACGAGGTCGCGGCGTTGCCCGCCGTTGTCGATTTGATGACCGCCGCGCGTGCGTTGGGGATCGGCCGGACCACGGCCTACGGCTTGGCCCGCAACGACGACTTCCCCTGCCCGCTGCTTCGAGTCGGTGGCGAGTACCGCGTACCCACCACCGGGCTTCTACGCGCGCTGGGGATTGATCCATCCATCAGGTGAATTCGTCACCTCTCGGGCTTCCCCGAGAGGTGTGGTCAGCGCGAGCATCGTGCGAACCCGCTGATTCAACCGAACAGAAAGGAGGACGACTGGTGGCACAGGTGCCGTTGGGGTCGGTCTTCAAGCGTTGTTCCTGCCGGGACAACAACAATCGCGAGCTGGGCAGCAACTGTCCGAAGCTGACTCAGCATCGCCATGGCCAGTGGTGCTGGCGGATCGAGCTACCCGCCGACACCAAGGGCACCCGGC carries:
- a CDS encoding DNA methyltransferase, with the protein product MSERTSRPLSAGELDQEDRLVPTSVWPTGTLSFRTQLEEGGYHEATGTDSALMAPAIARYAISAFTKPADVVLDPDCGAGTTVVEALRCGRHAIGLTDQRRWWRLARANVTTTKADGVFVDGMVLVLDRRHGTAVAAATAGLTGRVDLLLTALRPGRNSDMEGDVDRLGTLLAQYRPLVRPGGHIVVTCSPHRHPTRHELLDVPGRIEAIGNTAGLVPVARCVALTAAVQRGRTHTRTTFAQRRAVRRAEDAFGYPIALPAHHTVLVFHADPDAIDQAAAEPAWPSPTRVDVHRRRRRSRRRPEAATSGIDTRTNADQEAA
- a CDS encoding DNA-methyltransferase, with amino-acid sequence MNTQPRSTVHYRDESVTLLTGDAASTLTGMPDRSVDCVVTSPPYWGLRDYGTGSWVCGDADCAHLAAAGRGGNVRQSIQRQSAYPASAAHRGGAPARCRRCGARREDDQHGLEPTPQDYVNRLREVFGQLHRVLADTGTVWLNLGDCYATEPPGRADDAMRASTLTGRSTAAQLQDSVRRAGAARAHDLPRKNLMGMPWRVAFALQEDGWILRNAIVWHKPNAMPESVRDRLSNRYEMLFLLTKQQKYFFDLDPIREPLARPEAVGESIVIGGANEGRYGGIDATARRRGNSVYGKYRDTEPFAGKPHSDAMRPTGTQHTAAHARGKNPGDVWSITTRPLREAHFAAFPVDIPLRCIAAGCPDGAVVLDPFSGAATTGLAARKLGRNYIGIDLNPDFHDIGLRRLGLETRGGDEVAA
- a CDS encoding DNA-methyltransferase, with translation MTSPPYWGLRDYRVNGQHGAEPTIEQYVDRLADVFDEVGRVLTPTGTAWLNLGDSFGGSWGNYVARGSLARTASARSAQAYGVHRPPQSRYRAKDLIGVPWRVAFALQDRGWLLRNAVVWAKTNGRPESVRDRLSQRYESVFLFARDGEHWFRGDGAVGVDSDVWTVAADRGRTGHRAAGTVEVARRCVRLGCPDGGVVLDPFSGSGTTGLAALAQGCSFIGIDLDPECHALARRRLGSFLEEP
- a CDS encoding helix-turn-helix transcriptional regulator, with protein sequence MNPDAERFTTLTLDEVAALPAVVDLMTAARALGIGRTTAYGLARNDDFPCPLLRVGGEYRVPTTGLLRALGIDPSIR